GGAAGAACGGTCGTTTCAAGCAGCTACGGCGCGTGGGAGTTCCGCGCGGATTCCCCGCTTCGCGATCTCTGCGTGAAGGTATATGAAGAGATGTACGGCTCGCGTCCGCTCGTGGGCACGATTCACGCCGGACTTGAAGCCGCGGTCATCGCCGCGAAGCTCGGCGGCGCGGACTGCGTTTCCATCGGTCCGACGCTCCGCGACGTGCACACCGCCGCCGAACGCCTCGACGCCGACTCCGCCGGACGCGTATACGACTACGTCAAGGCGCTTATCGAAAGGAAGATCTGATATATGAAGGTAGCACTGCTCGCCGATCTGCATTATTCATCCGCGGTAGCCGACTATGATGGCAGACGCACCTCCGGTGCGCTCGACCGGCTCGACAGATTCATAACGGAGGTCTCCGGCTGCGATTTCATACTGAATCTCGGCGACCTCGTCAACGGCTCCGGCAAGCGCGACATCGACCGCTCCGACCTGCGCCGCGTGCTGAAGGCGCTCGACGCACAGCCGCTGGCGGTCTATCACGCCATCGGCAACCACGACCTCTGGGCGATGCCCCGTGCCGAGCTCGTGCAAACGCTCGGGCTGCCCGCCGCGGACTACTCCTTCAAGCGCGGAGACGTCCGCTTCGTCGTGCTGGACGCCAACTACTCCGCGGAGGGCGGCGCGCCGCGCGACTGGACGGTAGCGCATATCAGTGAAAGCCGCCTCGTCTGGCTTGACCGCGTCCTCGCGCGCGAGGACTTCAAGTGGGCGATAATCGTCTGCCACCATTGCCTCGACGACCTCGGCACCCCGGAGAAGCCCGACGTCTACGCGCCGGACAACGCCGCCGAGGTGCGCGCGATAATCGAGAGAAGCGGCAAGGTGCCGCTCGTCGTATCCGGCCATTACCACGAAGGGCGTCTGCGCCCCGTAAACGGCGTTATGTATTACACCCAGCCAGCGATATGCGAAGGCGACCTGCTCACCTTCGGCATACTCGAGGTCGACCCCGACACCCGCAAGTGCGGCGTCGAACCGCACGGGCTGAAGGTCAAACCGCGTCTGGACTGATATTATGGCAAAAGAAGAAAAACAGGAAATCAAACTTAAACTGCTGACCACCGTCAGCGACTTCACCGAAAGTCAGATGATAGTCGGGCTGCTGAAGGACGAGGGTATCCCCGTGCTCGTCAAGGACCTCGGGCTCGGCGGCTTCATGAAGGTGACGATGGGCTATACCGTCTTCGGTCAAGAGCTGTACGTTTCCGAAGCCGACTTCGAGCGCGCGGCGGAGCTGGTCAAGGCGTTCTTCGACCGCGACGCCGACGGCGGCGACGGCATCAAAAAGCACCCGTTCACGGTGTTTTAACGACTGCTGTTTTTGTATGAAAAAAGCGCCCCCGCGGGGGCGCTTTTACGTTTATTGAGCGATATGCGTCAGATCTGATCGTGCAGCTTGCGGAACTTCTTGGATTTGGAGTCAAGCTCGGAGAAGCTCTGCTCCGAGGGGATATCGTTCATACCCGACTCGATGTAGTTTCTCAGCACGCCGGTCAGGACGAACGGCTTTATGAAAATCGAGTGGACGATCGACCAGAGGATGAGAGCGCCGATGACCGAGAAGATGACGGGGAGCGCTTTGGGATCCTGCAGCGCCTGCGCCAGCCAGCCGGTCTTGCCGGCGAGCTTCTCGGAAATCTGCGAAGCAAGGTTCGCGTAAAGCTCCTGATGTCCGCTCAGGAAAAGGTAGCAGCCGCCGAAGAACACGCCGCCTATGAGTATCAGCGAAGCGAGCCCGATGCCGAAAACTCTGCCCATATTCTTGAAGAAGGTCTTGCCGTGCTTGAAGAAGATCACGGCGCCTTCGCAGGCGGCTTTGGCGGGCTTTTCGTCCTTGCGGTAGAAGATCCAGCCGAGGCAGCAGTCGCTGAGGTAGTTGACTATCGTCTGCATTATCGAGCTGATCGCGCTGCCGACGGTGCCTCCGGTGTCGCCCCCGATGCTCTCGCCGAGCTTGGTGATAAGTCTGCCGAGCTGGCGGAAGATGCCCTTGATCGCGCCGGTTATCGCGAAGTAGACCGCGAGCGTCACGAAACGCTCACGGACGGTCTTTTTACCCTCCGCGACGACGTTATCCGGCAGTTCGCCTTCAGTTATGCCGCGCGTCATCATCGCGATCTGCCCCGCCTTCAGCATGAAGGACACGAAGCGCAGCACGATGATGAGAACGACAAGCCCGACGAGCGCGCCGATAAGAAGTCCTATCGGGCCGTTCTTCGCGGCTCTGTCTCCGATCACGTAACCGACTGTGCTGAGTCCCGCGAAGGCAACGAGCGCGAGGAAATCCCACAGCAGGCGGCGAAGCGAGAAGCCGAGCGTCTTTTTGTAGATCTGTTTGTTGTTCATAAGCTCCCCCTTCCTTCTTTTGTATTTTTAACTGAATAACAGTTACTCAACGTACTCCTGCCCCGGCGTATCGAGCAGCTCGAAGCTCTCGACGTCAAGGAAAACGTGATAGTGATCATCGTGCGGTTCTGCATCGAGCGTGCCGACGACACGGATCCACGCCTTTTCTTCCGTGTCGGTCTTGACGGCGTCGCCCTTCAGCATAAATCCGCGGTAGTAGGCGTATTCCTTCCCGTCTGACGGGTCAGTCTCGAGATGATAGCGGAAGAGCATCGGGGTCTCTCCGCCCTCGTATTTATTCATATGGAACATTCCGTCAACGGCGAACTTTTTACCGTTATAATCCTCGGGATTATGGTTGAAAGCTTGATAGTACGTATAGTAATACATATCCTTGATGTACAACACATCTTCACCGAAATCGAGTGAGGAAGACGACGGATCAACGTTTTTCTGTTCGTTTCCGCAGCCGGACGCGAACAGCGACGCGCCGACCAGGAGCAGCGCGAGCGCGATTTTTGCAAATCTTTTCATTAAAATACCTCCCTTGTCCCCCTTATCGTTATTCTATGTATGAAGCCGCATAATACAGATGAAGCGCAAAGCTGCGGCTTGCCGGGCGCGATCTCACTGCGGACGAAGCAGTGAAGATGTCCGCAGAGCACCGCCTTGACCGCTTCTTCGTCGCGCTCGAGGCGGACGAATTCGGCGGCGTTGGCTTTTTCCGAATCCGCGTCGATGTAGAAGTATTCGCCGAAGCCGGCGATCTTTTCGCGGCTCGCTTCGGTCAGCGCCGGAACGTGCTGCGCGACTATGAGCGGCGTCCCCTCGGCGCACAGCGCCTTCAATTCCGCAAGCTCGGCGTCCGAGACGGTCAGGCCTCCGTTGTTGACTCCGACGACGTTGAAACCGTCGAGCCGCGCGACCTCGGCGCCTCCACCGCGCACTCCGCCGGTACCGGCGTCGTGGTTGCCGTCTACGTATATCAGCCGTCCGCCGTAGCCGGCAAGCGCCGCGCGCATAGCGCGCACGCCGGCGGGGCCGACGAAGTCGAGCATATCGCCCGTCATCAGCAGGACATCCGGCCGCATCGCCTCCGCAAGCGCGAATATCTTTTCCAGCACCTTCGCGCTCGGAATACGCTTTGAATCGTCAAACGGCTCGCTGTGCCAGCGGGTGAAGTCCTCGCGGAGCGTCATCCAGTTCGCCTCGCGCGAAGCGGCTGTTTCGCGTTCCTCCTCATCCGACAGTTCGTCCGAAACCGCGAGGTGCAGGTCGCTGACCTGCATGAGCGTATGCGTTCCCGCGACGCCGGGGATAACTATTTCGCTGTCGACGATCCTGTAAAACGGATCGCGGAAAACGTCCATACGCTTCACCTCTTTCTTGCCGATCGGCGATCGCCGATCAAATTTATTATACAATATGCGGCCGTTTTTTGCAA
This Clostridia bacterium DNA region includes the following protein-coding sequences:
- a CDS encoding metallophosphoesterase, coding for MKVALLADLHYSSAVADYDGRRTSGALDRLDRFITEVSGCDFILNLGDLVNGSGKRDIDRSDLRRVLKALDAQPLAVYHAIGNHDLWAMPRAELVQTLGLPAADYSFKRGDVRFVVLDANYSAEGGAPRDWTVAHISESRLVWLDRVLAREDFKWAIIVCHHCLDDLGTPEKPDVYAPDNAAEVRAIIERSGKVPLVVSGHYHEGRLRPVNGVMYYTQPAICEGDLLTFGILEVDPDTRKCGVEPHGLKVKPRLD
- a CDS encoding DUF2007 domain-containing protein translates to MAKEEKQEIKLKLLTTVSDFTESQMIVGLLKDEGIPVLVKDLGLGGFMKVTMGYTVFGQELYVSEADFERAAELVKAFFDRDADGGDGIKKHPFTVF
- a CDS encoding metallophosphoesterase; the encoded protein is MDVFRDPFYRIVDSEIVIPGVAGTHTLMQVSDLHLAVSDELSDEEERETAASREANWMTLREDFTRWHSEPFDDSKRIPSAKVLEKIFALAEAMRPDVLLMTGDMLDFVGPAGVRAMRAALAGYGGRLIYVDGNHDAGTGGVRGGGAEVARLDGFNVVGVNNGGLTVSDAELAELKALCAEGTPLIVAQHVPALTEASREKIAGFGEYFYIDADSEKANAAEFVRLERDEEAVKAVLCGHLHCFVRSEIAPGKPQLCASSVLCGFIHRITIRGTREVF